A stretch of the Arthrobacter stackebrandtii genome encodes the following:
- the istB gene encoding IS21-like element helper ATPase IstB, with the protein MNQQSSTATAAGPVDPLSSELAGILRALKLSGLKDTLPERLVLARQQKMGHAAFLELLLADELSRRDSRSATLRAARAGLDPMMRLEAWDDAEDLSYDRMLLSNLSTLAFAEAGHSVLLLGPVGVGKTHLATALGHAGIRRRMSVHFTRADKLFTRLRAARLDNSLAAEMRKIAAVDMLIIDDFAIKALDATETNDFYEIVVERHRRKSTIISSNREPAEWMAMTADTLLAQSAIDRLTQGAHTLVIEGPSWRQRATGNRRMTLDENKETRNAK; encoded by the coding sequence CGGGCCCTGAAACTCTCCGGGCTCAAGGACACCCTGCCCGAACGCCTCGTGCTGGCCAGGCAACAGAAAATGGGCCATGCCGCGTTCTTGGAGCTCCTGCTCGCCGATGAGCTCTCCCGGCGGGATTCCCGCTCCGCGACCCTGCGCGCGGCCCGGGCCGGCCTGGACCCCATGATGCGCCTCGAGGCATGGGATGACGCCGAGGACCTGAGCTACGACAGGATGCTCCTTTCGAACCTGAGCACCCTGGCGTTCGCCGAGGCCGGGCATTCCGTGCTGCTGCTGGGCCCGGTCGGGGTCGGGAAAACCCACCTCGCCACCGCCCTGGGCCACGCCGGGATCCGGCGGCGAATGAGCGTGCATTTCACCCGCGCCGACAAGCTCTTCACCCGGTTGCGGGCCGCCCGGCTCGACAACAGCCTCGCGGCCGAGATGCGCAAGATCGCCGCTGTTGACATGCTGATCATCGATGATTTTGCCATCAAGGCCCTCGACGCCACCGAGACCAACGACTTCTACGAAATCGTTGTTGAACGCCACCGGCGTAAATCCACGATCATCAGCTCCAATCGGGAACCCGCTGAATGGATGGCGATGACCGCCGACACCCTGCTGGCCCAATCAGCGATCGACCGGCTCACTCAAGGCGCCCACACCCTCGTCATCGAGGGCCCCTCATGGCGCCAACGCGCCACAGGAAACCGGCGCATGACCCTTGACGAAAACAAGGAGACCCGCAATGCTAAATAA